The genomic DNA AGATCGCTTCCACTCGCATGCGTTTCTCAGCTACTACGTTTCGGGCGTGACGGATATGCGAGTCGACGAGAGTCCGGCGAACCTTTTGCTGATCTCGCGCATGCTGGCGCAAACCTGCACCGTACCGGCGTCATACATTACCGGCGCCTATCGCGTGCATGTGATTGTCCGCACCGCGGTGGTGACATTTAGCCAGGCCGCCCCCGAACGCTGTGACGTGGCGACCGCGCACCCCTAGGCGAACCATGCTCGACGCTCCTGCTCGGACAACGACAGCGCGACAGCTTGACCGCTGGCGGACGACTCCATGGCGGCTTCGAGCACCGCCATCACGGTAATCGCCTGTGCGGCAGTAACGGGATTGGCGCCTGTGCCAAGCACCGCATCGCGCAAGGCGATGTAGTACTGACGTTGATCGCCCAAGGGCGCAGGCAACGTTGTCACCTTGCCTTCGCCGTCGTAGATCAAGAGAGGATCGGGGTCTTCGCCCCAGCCTGCGCTGCCTGGGTGCACACCGGCGAGCAGCTGGGCTTCCTGCCAGTCGGCGTGTGTCTTGACCAGGCTGGCTTGCGTGCCGTGTAGCGTGAAACGCGCGCTACCGCCGGCCACCAGCATGCTGGCATGCACAATGACGCGGCGCGTACCGTACATCAGCACGACATGCGCCCAGTCGGTTACTTCGCCACCATCACGTTGTATGGCCAGACTTGCCAGTACCCGATCGGGCAGGCCGAACAGCAGCAGTGCCTGATCGATCAGATGAGGCCCCAGATCGTACCAAAGGCCGCTGCCCGCGCCGGGCTGCTCGCGCCAGCGCACGCGCACTTGCGGACGGAAGCGGTCGATATGCGACTCGAAGTGCTTCACCTCACCCAGCACACCGCTTGCCATTGCCTGCTGCACACCCAGAAAATCGCTATCCCAGCGGCGGTTCTGAAATACCGACAACAGCCTGCCTTGCCACTCCGCCACCGCCGCCAGTTCGCGCGCCTGCGCTAGATCGAGCGCGAAAGGCTTGTCCACGACAACATGCTTGCCCGCTTCCAAGGCGGTGCGCGCCAAGGGAGCATGCGTATCGTTGGGCGAGGCAATCACCACCAGGGATATGCTCGGGTCCGCGATAACAGCGTTCACGTCAGCTACGACAGCCATCTGCGGCAAGTCCGCATGCACCTTGGCCGCATCGCGCGATACCACAGTGGCGAGTTCCAGGCCGGGTACGCTACGGATCAGCGGCGCATGAAAGGTCTTGCCGGCGTAGCCGTAGCCGATCAGGGCTGCGCGTATGGGGGAGTGCATGGGTGGTGCTCGGCTGTAACTATCGATGGGTATCTGATGGTAGAGCACAAAGCCCCCCTCACCCCAACCCTCTCCCCCGGCAAAGCCAGGAGAGAGGGAGCCAAGTTGCACAAGAACGAAGTAATCAGGCTTACCTCAGTCGCCCCCCTCTCCCCTGGCTTTGCCGGGGGAGAGGGTTGGGGTGAGGGGGGCTCTTGCGCTCTACTCACTCCCGACACCCACGACAATTCCACCAGCAATCCAGTCGGCCAGAAAGGTGCCAGCTTTGGCGATTCCCGCCTCTTCACCCAACTGCTCGACCATCGCATCACATAGCGCACTGAAGCGCGCATCATCGCGCAGCAACAGCAAGGCGGCATGCTCTGCGCTATCGATCGACTTGATTCGACACGTGAACCCGTTGCGCCACACGATCAAGCCGCCAGGCGCGTCGAGCATCTCGCTGTCCGGTGCCGCAATGCCATCCTCCAGCGCCGACCAGATGTCGTTCGCGTTCGTCGACATGGCGCACTGACGCAAGCTGGGACTAAGCGACAAGCGGGCGGTATCCCAATCGACCTCATGCCACGCCTCGCCGGATAGATGTGGCGCATCGGCGGCAACGAACGATTCGGAAAGCGCCCATTCGATCCATGCCAACTCATGCACATCGGGATTGCGCGGAAACACCGACTTCAAGGTATCCCCAAAGTCGATGCCATAGGCGTCCAGTGTCCAGGCATGGGGTGGGTGGCTGTCGATGTGGGCAATGGCCGCCTTCAGGAAGAGCTCGTCACCTAACCATGCATGCAGTTGCGGAAAGCTTGCTTCAAGACAGCCGACAAGCTGCGCGCGATAGTTGTTCTGGTAAACAGTCAGACCCGTTGCGGCGCTCTTGCCCAGGCGCTCTTGTGTATCGGCGGCAGAATTGACCAGCCATGCGCGCAGATCCCGCTGCATGTCGATCAGGTTCATGCGGCCTCCCGCAGGCCACGCTGGCGACGGCCGATCTCGCGCGCCGTACCGAGCTCGTCGAGCAATTCAGCCAATGGCGGAATCGCATCGTCGCGCTCGATCATCGTCGCCACCGGGCCAAGCATGGATGACGCCATGGCATACAGATCCCACACGTCTGCGCACACCGGCTGGTCGTGCGTATCGATCAAGATACCAGGGCCTTGCGTGTGGCCGGCCAGATGCACCTGGCGTACGCGGTCTGCAGGTATGCCGCGCAGATAGTCATGCGCATCCAGGCCATGATTGCTCGCGCTGACAAAAATATTGTTGATGTCCAGCAGCAGTCCGCAGCCCGTGCGACGAGACATTTCGCCTAGAAACTCCCACTCGCTCATCGACGCGCCATCGAATGCGATGTAGCTCGACGGGTTCTCGAACAGCATCGACCTGCCCAGAACGTCTTGCGCCAGGTTGATGTTGCGGCAGACTATTTCCAACGCTTCCTCCGTATACGGCAGAGGCAAAAGATCGTGCGAGTTGAAGCGATCGATACGCGACCAGCTCAGATGGTCGGAAACGAACAGCGGATCGATCTCGTTCGCCAGCTGGCGCAAACGATTCAGATAGGTCCGATCGAGACCGTCGGCAGAGCCGATCGACATGGATACGCCGTGCAGCGCTACCGGATGAAGTTCGCGCACCTGCCGCAGAATGTGCCGGGGCTGGCCGCCATCCACCATGAAGTTTTCAGAAATCACTTCGACAAAGTCGACTGGCACGTCGGTGTCGAGAAAGTCGCGGTAGTGTTCTTTGCGCAAGCCCAGGCCGTAACCGGAGAACGTTGGCGGTGGTGTGAACATGGTGGCTCCCAACAGGTCAACAGAGGCGGGCCCGGAGTGCGAGCCCGCCGTGTGATTACTTCGGCTCGGTCAGCGTGCCGCCGGCGGCCAGACAGTCGGTCTTGGTCTTGACGATCACGCCCTGCCCCTTGCAGGTGTTCAGACCCTTGCAATCGTTCTTGGCCGTGGCGCAGAGGCTGGTGCCCTTGCAGGTGTTGACGCCGTAGCAGCGGCCCAGTTCTTCTTTCGGCGCGGTCTTTTGATCGGCGGCGCTGGCGATGGAACTGATCGATGCCGCGAAGGCAAAGAGTGCGGCTGCGGCGGCAAAGCCGGTGCGGGTCTTGGTAGCGATCATGGTGATGTTCTCCGTGGAATGTGGCCCGGATGGACCTTGAGTAGTGGATGGTTGGTTGTGGTGGTGCCGACTTACTTCACGCTCTGCGCGGCGTCTTCGATCACCTGGGCGACCGCTTCGGGCTGCGAGATATAGACGACATGGCTGGCCTTGATCTCGGTGACTTTCGAGCCCGCGCGCTTGTACATCCAGCGCTGCAGATCGGGGCTGAGTGCGCGGTCATCGGTGGTCACGACCGCCCAGGTCGGCTTGGTGTGCCAGGCGGCCACCTGCATCGTGGCGCCGAAGGCGGCGGCGGTTGCCGGCACCTGCGAAACGGCCATGAAGTTGGTGCGATTTGGCGTCAGGTCGCCGGCGAAGTCGGCGCCGAACTTGCTCTCGTCGAAGAACAGATGGCCATCGCGTGTTGCAACGACATCGTTGCTGGGCGCCGGCATCGACGCGACCAGCTGCGCCAGGCTCTCGCCCACGTCCGGCTGCACCGCAGCGACATAGACCAGGGCCTTGACCTTGTCGCGGTTACCGGCCTGGGTGATGACCGCACCGCCGTAGCTGTGGCCGACCAGGACCACCGGGCCATCCTGCTTGCGGATCTGTTCGCGGGTCTGCTCGATATCGTTGGCCAGGGTTTCGATACGCGGCTGCACGACGCTTACCGTGTAGCCCTTGTGCACCAGGATGTCGTGGACGACACGCCAACCGGAGCCGTCGACGAAGGCGCCAGGCACGATCACGATGTTCTTGACGCCGGTCGGTGCATCCGCGGCGACTGCCGTTCCGGTCAGTGCCATCATGGCGATGGCGAGGCTCAATAATTTACGCATGGTGTTTTACCTGCAGTGGTTGTGAATGGAAGACAGCGTTCAGCGATGGCCGCGCCAGGAGCGCAAGACGCGGTCGAGCGACCAATTGCCTCCTCCGCGCGCCACCAGCGGCAGCAACAAACCGGCCCAGCTCAGGTGCGTCGGCCACGCATCGGGATAGACGAAGATCTCGATGACCGTAGTCATGCCAAGCAGTGCGAGCGCCGATGTCCGGGTAAAAAGACCGAGCACCAGCAGCAGAGGAAACAGATGCTCTGCACCTGTCGCCAGGCGAGCCGCCCACTCGGACGGGATCAGCGGCAACGCGTATTCGGAAGCGAACAGGTCGTAGGTCGATGGCTTGATCGTCAGGATGCCTTCGACCTTGGTGCGCCCCGAGAGGAAGAACACCGAAGCGACGCCCCAGCGCGCGACCGCCAGCAGCAAGTCGTCCGACAAGATCCGCGACCGCCATATCGCCAGTGCCGAACCGGCATGGCGCCATGGCGACGAAGAGGTCGCCTGTTCGACCGTGGAAATCACGACTTGGCCTCAAGCGAGCCGTAGCCCTTAGGCGTCTTGATCTGCGTGCAGGTGCCTTTCTCGACCAGCACCCAGGCGTTGCCCTGGTAGTCGGCCTTCGATGTACCGGCGCAACTGGTGCCCGCGCCGGCGGCGCAGTCGTTCTTGCCGGCTAGCGCGACGCCGTAGCACTTTTCCATCGGCTTCTTGGCCTGGTCGGCATGCACGCCCGAAGCGAGTGTGGCCAGGCCCAGCGCGAAGGCGGCAGCAAGAGCGGAATGTGTGGCTTTCATGGATAAGTTCCTTGAGAAGTTGAGTGGCTGTGATCGGAGGTCAGATCAGGGTGATCGCGACATCGATGTTTCCGCGCGTCGCCTTGGAGTAAGGGCAGGTCTGATGAGCCGCTTCGATCAGGCTCTGCGCGACGCTGCGCTCGATGCCCGGCAGGCTCACGTTGAGACGGGCCTGGATGAAATAACCGCCTTCGCCGGTGCCCAGATCCACTTCGGTCGCCACCGCCACATCGGCGGGCAAGCGGACATTGAGCGTGCGTGCGGCATGGCCCATGGCACCGATAAAGCAGGCCGACCAGCCGGCTGCCAGCAGTTGTTCCGGGTTGGTGCCCGTGCCGGCGGAGCCGGGGGTGGACAGCTTGATGTCGAGGCGGTTGTCGGAGCTGCGCGACTCGCCTTCGCGGCCGCCGGTGGTATAGGTGCGGCCGGTATAGAGAACGGTATCGATCTTGCTCATGGTTCGGTTTCCTGTGCGTAGAAGGGATGGGCTGATGGCCAGCCGGTGTGCATAGGAGACGATCCGCACGTATCGTCGATGTGTCCCGCCAGGCGCCCAAGCGCATCGAAATGTGTCGCGGCGACCGCCCGATACATTTCGGTACAAATCGGCCGTGCCGGCCCCTCGACCGGGCCCAGCCTCCTCTGTACATAGAGATACAAATCGCCGGTATCGCGGACACGTTCGGGACAAGCCGGGCTCGTTCAATAGGCACATCCGGGCGCAGCGCGCCCCTTGCCTTTTGCAGAGATCCACGCCATGACCTTTCTACGTCCCACCATCACCTTGATCGCCATAGGCATGGCGCTTGTCGCCGCCTGGCCCGGCCGCTGGGCGACCGCCGGCGCCGGGGATTCCCAGACTGTTGCCATCGCGCCCGAACTTGCAGGCGCCGAAGCCTGGCTCAACTCGCCGCCGTTATCGTCGGGTGAGCTCCGCGGCAAGGTGGTGCTGGTCGAGTTCTGGAGCCGTGAATGCATCAATTGCGTGCACACGCTGCCGCACACCAGAGCGCTCTATGACACGTTCGGCAAGGACGGGCTGGTTATCGTCGGCGTCCATACGCCCGAGTACGAAGAGGAGCGCGATCCCGATGGCGTAAAAGCGGCCATGCGCGAATTCGACATCCATTGGCCGATCGTCATCGACAACGACTACCGCATCTGGAAGGCCTTCGGCAATCGTTTCTGGCCGGCGCTCTATCTGATCGATCGCGACGGGCGCATTGTCTATCGC from Dyella sp. GSA-30 includes the following:
- a CDS encoding organic hydroperoxide resistance protein; this encodes MSKIDTVLYTGRTYTTGGREGESRSSDNRLDIKLSTPGSAGTGTNPEQLLAAGWSACFIGAMGHAARTLNVRLPADVAVATEVDLGTGEGGYFIQARLNVSLPGIERSVAQSLIEAAHQTCPYSKATRGNIDVAITLI
- a CDS encoding oxidoreductase, with protein sequence MHSPIRAALIGYGYAGKTFHAPLIRSVPGLELATVVSRDAAKVHADLPQMAVVADVNAVIADPSISLVVIASPNDTHAPLARTALEAGKHVVVDKPFALDLAQARELAAVAEWQGRLLSVFQNRRWDSDFLGVQQAMASGVLGEVKHFESHIDRFRPQVRVRWREQPGAGSGLWYDLGPHLIDQALLLFGLPDRVLASLAIQRDGGEVTDWAHVVLMYGTRRVIVHASMLVAGGSARFTLHGTQASLVKTHADWQEAQLLAGVHPGSAGWGEDPDPLLIYDGEGKVTTLPAPLGDQRQYYIALRDAVLGTGANPVTAAQAITVMAVLEAAMESSASGQAVALSLSEQERRAWFA
- a CDS encoding DNA-binding domain-containing protein, encoding MNLIDMQRDLRAWLVNSAADTQERLGKSAATGLTVYQNNYRAQLVGCLEASFPQLHAWLGDELFLKAAIAHIDSHPPHAWTLDAYGIDFGDTLKSVFPRNPDVHELAWIEWALSESFVAADAPHLSGEAWHEVDWDTARLSLSPSLRQCAMSTNANDIWSALEDGIAAPDSEMLDAPGGLIVWRNGFTCRIKSIDSAEHAALLLLRDDARFSALCDAMVEQLGEEAGIAKAGTFLADWIAGGIVVGVGSE
- a CDS encoding DoxX family protein, whose amino-acid sequence is MISTVEQATSSSPWRHAGSALAIWRSRILSDDLLLAVARWGVASVFFLSGRTKVEGILTIKPSTYDLFASEYALPLIPSEWAARLATGAEHLFPLLLVLGLFTRTSALALLGMTTVIEIFVYPDAWPTHLSWAGLLLPLVARGGGNWSLDRVLRSWRGHR
- a CDS encoding DUF2282 domain-containing protein, producing the protein MKATHSALAAAFALGLATLASGVHADQAKKPMEKCYGVALAGKNDCAAGAGTSCAGTSKADYQGNAWVLVEKGTCTQIKTPKGYGSLEAKS
- a CDS encoding DUF692 domain-containing protein; its protein translation is MFTPPPTFSGYGLGLRKEHYRDFLDTDVPVDFVEVISENFMVDGGQPRHILRQVRELHPVALHGVSMSIGSADGLDRTYLNRLRQLANEIDPLFVSDHLSWSRIDRFNSHDLLPLPYTEEALEIVCRNINLAQDVLGRSMLFENPSSYIAFDGASMSEWEFLGEMSRRTGCGLLLDINNIFVSASNHGLDAHDYLRGIPADRVRQVHLAGHTQGPGILIDTHDQPVCADVWDLYAMASSMLGPVATMIERDDAIPPLAELLDELGTAREIGRRQRGLREAA
- a CDS encoding redoxin family protein, with the protein product MTFLRPTITLIAIGMALVAAWPGRWATAGAGDSQTVAIAPELAGAEAWLNSPPLSSGELRGKVVLVEFWSRECINCVHTLPHTRALYDTFGKDGLVIVGVHTPEYEEERDPDGVKAAMREFDIHWPIVIDNDYRIWKAFGNRFWPALYLIDRDGRIVYRHYGEGNYDTTEQRVRQLLAKH
- a CDS encoding alpha/beta fold hydrolase, which produces MRKLLSLAIAMMALTGTAVAADAPTGVKNIVIVPGAFVDGSGWRVVHDILVHKGYTVSVVQPRIETLANDIEQTREQIRKQDGPVVLVGHSYGGAVITQAGNRDKVKALVYVAAVQPDVGESLAQLVASMPAPSNDVVATRDGHLFFDESKFGADFAGDLTPNRTNFMAVSQVPATAAAFGATMQVAAWHTKPTWAVVTTDDRALSPDLQRWMYKRAGSKVTEIKASHVVYISQPEAVAQVIEDAAQSVK